A genomic stretch from Lathyrus oleraceus cultivar Zhongwan6 chromosome 2, CAAS_Psat_ZW6_1.0, whole genome shotgun sequence includes:
- the LOC127118205 gene encoding signal peptidase complex subunit 2 isoform X1, whose translation MASKSQKKANLLDHHSIKHILDESVSEVVKGRGYVEDVRLSNVRLLIGSVIIVIALFAQFYKKKFPENRDFLLACIALYVIFNGLLQLIIYTKEKNAILFTYPLSLGFYFFLQGSFTSTGLVVSSKLPRFSDIYTLTVESADPKSISANEPVNLTKSVTEWFTKDGVLVEGLLWKDVETLIAQYTKEPKKSK comes from the exons ATGGCATCCAAATCACAGAAGAAAGCCAATCTCTTAGATCATCACTCCATTAAGCACATTCTCGATGAGTCTGTTTCTGAG GTCGTTAAGGGACGTGGGTATGTTGAAGATGTGAGATTGAGCAATGTGAGGTTGTTGATTGGGTCTGTTATTATTGTCATTGCTCTGTTTGCTCAGTTTTACAAGAAGAAGTTTCCTGAGAATAGGGATTTTCTTCTTGCCTGCATCGCCTT ATATGTAATCTTCAACGGGTTGTTGCAGCTGATCATATACACTAAGGAGAAGAATGCCATTCTCTTTACTTATCCTCTGTCT CTTGGCTTTTATTTCTTTTTACAGGGCTCCTTTACCAGCACTGGTTTGGTAGTTTCCTCCAAATTACCCAGATTTTCTGATATCTACACACTTACTGTAGAAAGTGCAGATCCAAAATCAATTTCTGCAAATGAACCAGTAAATCTTACCAAAAGTGTTACTGAGTG GTTCACTAAGGATGGAGTCTTAGTTGAAGGCCTCCTCTGGAAGGATGTTGAAACTCTGATAGCTCAATATACTAAAGAACCAAAGAAGAGCAAGTGA
- the LOC127118205 gene encoding signal peptidase complex subunit 2 isoform X2, giving the protein MASKSQKKANLLDHHSIKHILDESVSEVVKGRGYVEDVRLSNVRLLIGSVIIVIALFAQFYKKKFPENRDFLLACIALYVIFNGLLQLIIYTKEKNAILFTYPLSGSFTSTGLVVSSKLPRFSDIYTLTVESADPKSISANEPVNLTKSVTEWFTKDGVLVEGLLWKDVETLIAQYTKEPKKSK; this is encoded by the exons ATGGCATCCAAATCACAGAAGAAAGCCAATCTCTTAGATCATCACTCCATTAAGCACATTCTCGATGAGTCTGTTTCTGAG GTCGTTAAGGGACGTGGGTATGTTGAAGATGTGAGATTGAGCAATGTGAGGTTGTTGATTGGGTCTGTTATTATTGTCATTGCTCTGTTTGCTCAGTTTTACAAGAAGAAGTTTCCTGAGAATAGGGATTTTCTTCTTGCCTGCATCGCCTT ATATGTAATCTTCAACGGGTTGTTGCAGCTGATCATATACACTAAGGAGAAGAATGCCATTCTCTTTACTTATCCTCTGTCT GGCTCCTTTACCAGCACTGGTTTGGTAGTTTCCTCCAAATTACCCAGATTTTCTGATATCTACACACTTACTGTAGAAAGTGCAGATCCAAAATCAATTTCTGCAAATGAACCAGTAAATCTTACCAAAAGTGTTACTGAGTG GTTCACTAAGGATGGAGTCTTAGTTGAAGGCCTCCTCTGGAAGGATGTTGAAACTCTGATAGCTCAATATACTAAAGAACCAAAGAAGAGCAAGTGA